A genomic window from Candidatus Liberibacter americanus str. Sao Paulo includes:
- the cmk gene encoding (d)CMP kinase — translation MGTVVAIDGTASSGKGVLSRFIANEYGFHYLDTGLIYRAVAKGVLDAGISLDDELAIVKIAKNIVISKLDRKKLSLNIIANLASEIAAISSVRSALIEIKRSFSRKEPGAVLDGRDIGTVICPNATVKFYLTASLDIRASRRHKEMLENGEKIDYNNVLESLRSRDEQDKNRICSPLVQDKEAYFFDTSKMSVGVMCEVAKGLIDTKLYNR, via the coding sequence ATGGGTACGGTAGTCGCCATTGATGGTACTGCGTCTTCTGGGAAAGGCGTTTTATCTCGTTTCATAGCAAATGAGTATGGATTTCATTATCTTGATACCGGTTTAATCTATCGTGCTGTTGCCAAAGGTGTTTTAGATGCTGGTATATCTCTTGATGATGAATTAGCAATTGTTAAAATTGCAAAAAACATTGTTATATCTAAGTTAGATAGAAAAAAACTTTCATTGAATATAATTGCAAACTTGGCTTCGGAGATAGCTGCTATATCTTCTGTTAGATCTGCATTAATTGAAATTAAAAGATCTTTTTCTAGGAAGGAGCCGGGCGCTGTCCTTGATGGTCGTGATATAGGAACGGTTATTTGTCCGAATGCTACTGTAAAATTTTATTTGACTGCTTCTTTAGATATTCGCGCATCTAGGCGTCATAAGGAAATGCTTGAAAATGGAGAGAAGATCGACTACAATAATGTTCTTGAGAGCTTAAGGAGTCGTGATGAACAAGATAAGAACCGAATTTGTTCTCCGCTTGTTCAAGATAAAGAGGCCTATTTTTTTGATACTTCGAAAATGAGTGTGGGCGTCATGTGTGAAGTTGCTAAAGGACTTATTGACACAAAGCTTTACAATAGGTAA